One window of the Allorhizobium ampelinum S4 genome contains the following:
- a CDS encoding MFS transporter, which produces MSISQSEDRFAAFRHSAYTKFFFARFLAAFAMQIVSVAVGWQMYEVTGNALYLGLIGLVQFLPALLLVLVTGTVADHFNRRMIVAICLGVSAACVALLLVMTINSAFAPLPVLIIMTIFGIERAFMGPAVQSLAANMVPEKDLANSFAWNASSWQIASILGPVAGGLLYGFGANVAYGVSLAFMAAGLVFIILVPKSAKKTSNEPKTLTYLLAGFKFIRHEKVVLGAISLDLFAVLLGGALALMPIYASDILTMGPLGLGILRSAPGIGGILMATFLATFPIRHKAGLLMFVGVAIFGIATIVFGVSKVWWISAIALAVLGAGDMISVYVRETLLALWTPDQVRGRVNAVNSVFIGASNELGEFRAGTMAHLIGPVVIGGVGTLAVSIIWALTFPKLRTIDTLEAPDKT; this is translated from the coding sequence ATGTCCATTTCCCAGTCCGAAGATCGTTTCGCCGCCTTTCGCCATTCCGCCTATACGAAATTCTTCTTCGCACGCTTCCTGGCCGCTTTTGCCATGCAGATCGTCAGCGTGGCGGTGGGTTGGCAGATGTATGAGGTCACTGGCAATGCGCTCTATCTCGGGCTGATCGGGCTGGTGCAGTTTCTTCCAGCGCTATTGCTGGTGCTTGTGACGGGGACGGTCGCGGACCATTTCAATCGACGGATGATCGTCGCAATTTGTTTGGGTGTGAGCGCGGCCTGTGTCGCCCTGTTGTTGGTTATGACGATCAACAGCGCTTTTGCGCCCCTTCCCGTTTTGATCATTATGACGATTTTTGGCATTGAGCGGGCTTTTATGGGCCCCGCAGTGCAATCCCTGGCGGCCAATATGGTGCCTGAAAAGGACCTCGCCAATTCCTTTGCTTGGAATGCATCTTCCTGGCAGATAGCGTCCATCCTGGGGCCGGTCGCAGGCGGTTTGCTTTATGGGTTTGGGGCGAATGTTGCTTATGGCGTGTCACTTGCGTTCATGGCAGCAGGTCTGGTGTTTATTATATTGGTGCCAAAGTCTGCGAAAAAAACATCCAATGAGCCAAAGACCCTGACGTATCTGCTGGCTGGATTTAAGTTCATCCGCCATGAGAAAGTGGTTTTGGGGGCAATTTCACTGGATCTTTTCGCAGTCCTGTTGGGCGGTGCGCTGGCGCTGATGCCGATCTATGCATCTGACATCCTGACCATGGGACCTCTCGGGCTTGGAATTTTGCGCTCTGCTCCCGGTATCGGTGGGATCTTGATGGCAACTTTCCTTGCGACCTTTCCTATTCGCCACAAGGCTGGACTGCTGATGTTCGTCGGGGTGGCAATTTTCGGCATTGCAACGATTGTTTTCGGTGTTTCCAAAGTCTGGTGGATTTCAGCCATCGCCCTCGCTGTGCTTGGTGCGGGCGACATGATCTCGGTCTATGTGCGCGAAACGCTGCTGGCGCTTTGGACGCCGGATCAGGTGCGTGGCCGGGTCAATGCCGTCAATTCGGTGTTCATCGGTGCCTCCAACGAGCTGGGGGAGTTCCGGGCCGGGACCATGGCGCATCTGATCGGACCGGTGGTTATCGGCGGCGTCGGAACGCTGGCCGTCTCGATCATCTGGGCGCTGACCTTTCCGAAACTGCGCACCATCGACACGCTGGAAGCCCCGGACAAGACCTGA
- a CDS encoding DUF167 domain-containing protein produces the protein MSHCYRRFDDHIRLAVRLTPNGGRDGIDGVDVNANGEAHLKVRVSDVPEKGRANKALIALLAKRLGVAKSAVSLISGDAARQKILRIDGDPEDLIGRLETITAE, from the coding sequence GTGAGCCATTGCTATCGGCGTTTCGATGATCACATTCGCCTTGCCGTCCGGCTGACGCCGAATGGCGGACGTGACGGCATTGATGGCGTAGACGTCAATGCGAATGGCGAAGCCCACTTGAAAGTGCGGGTCAGCGACGTGCCGGAAAAGGGGCGTGCCAACAAGGCATTGATCGCCCTTCTGGCCAAGCGCCTCGGCGTGGCTAAATCCGCCGTCAGCCTGATATCAGGAGATGCCGCCAGACAAAAAATCCTCCGGATCGATGGCGACCCGGAGGATTTGATTGGTAGGCTGGAAACGATCACTGCCGAATGA
- the ppa gene encoding inorganic diphosphatase has protein sequence MRIDAIAIGKNPPEDINVIVEVPVGGQPIKYEMDKEAGTLIVDRFLYTPMHYPGNYGFVPHTLCLDGDPLDVLICNTRPLVPGCVINVRPIGVMMMEDDGGMDEKILAVPVPKLTRRYDKVQNYTDLPEITLAQIKHFFEHYKDLEPGKWVKIGDWGDVNVAKKLIVESIERAKKEA, from the coding sequence ATGCGTATTGATGCGATTGCGATCGGCAAGAATCCGCCGGAAGATATCAACGTCATCGTTGAGGTGCCGGTCGGTGGCCAGCCGATCAAGTATGAGATGGACAAGGAAGCCGGTACGCTGATTGTTGACCGCTTTCTCTATACGCCGATGCATTATCCGGGCAATTACGGTTTCGTGCCGCATACGCTGTGCCTGGATGGCGACCCGCTGGACGTGTTGATCTGCAATACCCGTCCGCTGGTGCCCGGCTGCGTCATCAATGTCCGCCCAATCGGCGTGATGATGATGGAAGATGATGGCGGCATGGACGAAAAGATCCTGGCCGTTCCGGTTCCCAAGCTGACCCGTCGTTATGACAAGGTGCAGAATTATACCGACCTGCCGGAAATCACGCTGGCTCAGATCAAGCACTTCTTCGAGCATTACAAGGATCTGGAGCCCGGCAAATGGGTGAAGATCGGCGATTGGGGCGATGTCAATGTGGCCAAGAAGCTGATTGTCGAATCGATTGAGCGCGCCAAGAAAGAAGCGTGA
- a CDS encoding GNAT family N-acetyltransferase produces MKTLSIDVRPAAPDDGRALSEAHREAWQSTYSGLIPHQALIRMMERRGETWWRKATNGPATVLVVDIGGVIAGYATLGLNRARGLPYDGEIYEIYMRPAYQGVGLGFTLFTECRRLLKSLGCRGLVVWCLEDCAGAVNFFRSNGGTDSVEGMEDFDAVSLKKLGFVWA; encoded by the coding sequence ATGAAGACGTTATCGATTGATGTACGTCCGGCTGCGCCGGATGATGGGAGAGCGCTTTCCGAGGCGCATCGGGAAGCCTGGCAGTCCACCTATAGCGGTCTTATCCCGCATCAGGCTTTGATCCGGATGATGGAACGCCGTGGCGAGACATGGTGGCGCAAGGCCACCAATGGACCGGCGACAGTGCTGGTGGTGGATATCGGCGGGGTGATTGCCGGATATGCGACGCTCGGCCTCAACCGGGCCAGGGGCCTTCCTTATGATGGCGAGATCTACGAGATCTATATGCGGCCGGCATACCAGGGCGTTGGCCTGGGTTTCACGCTGTTTACCGAATGCCGCCGCCTGCTCAAATCACTTGGTTGCCGGGGACTGGTGGTCTGGTGCCTGGAGGACTGTGCGGGCGCCGTCAATTTCTTCCGCTCGAATGGCGGCACGGACAGCGTGGAGGGCATGGAGGATTTCGACGCTGTCAGTTTGAAAAAGCTAGGCTTTGTCTGGGCCTGA
- a CDS encoding glutamine amidotransferase has protein sequence MLDDPTRIRPAHRPVLVVLHQERSSAGRVGQLLVEKGFPLDIRRPALGDPLPDTLSGHSGAVVFGGPMSANDPDRFVHDEIDWLSVPLKENRPYLGICLGAQMLARHLGAKVRGHDRELVEIGWYPIQPTTHGRLLMKWPKMVYHFHREGFDLPHGATLLATGDIYPNQAIRYGEKAFGIQFHAELTRAMMQRWVVHGASRFSMPNAQAGRDHLEGRMLFDAPLKAWLSDFLDLVFAEEHQAANLRQNTDKQPA, from the coding sequence ATGCTTGATGATCCGACACGAATACGGCCTGCGCACCGCCCTGTCCTGGTCGTCCTGCATCAGGAGCGATCAAGCGCCGGTCGTGTCGGCCAATTGCTGGTGGAAAAAGGCTTCCCCCTCGACATCCGTCGCCCGGCCCTTGGCGATCCCCTGCCCGACACGCTGAGCGGTCACAGCGGTGCCGTTGTGTTTGGCGGGCCGATGAGTGCCAATGATCCCGATCGTTTCGTGCATGACGAGATCGACTGGCTATCCGTGCCGCTCAAGGAGAATCGGCCCTATCTCGGCATTTGTCTCGGTGCGCAAATGCTGGCCCGGCATCTGGGCGCCAAGGTCAGGGGTCATGACCGGGAACTGGTCGAGATCGGCTGGTATCCGATCCAGCCAACCACCCATGGCCGCTTGCTGATGAAATGGCCGAAAATGGTCTATCATTTTCACCGCGAAGGGTTCGACCTGCCGCATGGCGCAACGCTGCTGGCCACCGGCGATATCTACCCCAATCAGGCGATCCGCTACGGCGAAAAGGCCTTCGGCATCCAATTTCACGCAGAACTGACCCGTGCGATGATGCAGCGCTGGGTGGTGCATGGTGCCTCACGCTTTTCCATGCCCAATGCCCAGGCTGGCCGCGACCATCTGGAAGGACGCATGCTGTTCGATGCCCCGCTCAAAGCCTGGCTATCGGATTTTCTCGATCTGGTCTTTGCCGAGGAACACCAGGCTGCCAACCTGCGTCAAAACACCGATAAACAGCCAGCCTGA
- the hemC gene encoding hydroxymethylbilane synthase gives MQTKPFRIGTRGSPLALAQAHETRERLATAHGLSPDMFEIVVLSTTGDRITDRSLAEIGGKGLFTLELEQQLLSGGLDFAVHSSKDMPTALPDGLEISAYLPREDMRDAFIGRTAPKLLELAEGAVIGSASLRRQALIRRLRPDLQVITYRGAVETRLRKLAAGEVDATLLAVAGLKRLDKETVITQYLDLESFPPAPAQGAICIEARVDDRRIQDLLAPINHRPTFDAVSCERAFLAALDGSCRTPIAGYAISDGEMIRLTGTILTPDGQVSHSVEAEGRCADGLALGWSAGEKVRDKAGPGFFEGWT, from the coding sequence ATGCAAACGAAACCTTTCCGCATCGGCACACGCGGCAGCCCTTTAGCACTGGCCCAGGCCCATGAAACCCGCGAGCGTCTGGCGACGGCCCACGGCCTTTCGCCTGATATGTTCGAGATCGTCGTCCTCTCGACCACCGGCGACCGCATTACCGACCGGTCTTTGGCGGAAATCGGCGGCAAGGGCCTGTTCACCCTGGAGCTGGAACAGCAATTGCTGTCCGGCGGGCTGGATTTCGCCGTGCATTCCTCCAAGGACATGCCAACCGCCCTTCCCGACGGGTTGGAGATTTCCGCCTATCTGCCACGGGAAGACATGCGCGATGCCTTTATTGGCCGCACGGCACCGAAACTGCTGGAGCTTGCCGAGGGCGCGGTCATCGGCTCGGCCTCGCTCCGGCGTCAAGCGCTGATTCGCAGGCTTCGGCCTGACCTCCAGGTCATTACCTATCGCGGCGCGGTGGAGACCCGGCTTCGCAAGCTGGCCGCAGGCGAGGTCGATGCCACGCTGCTGGCCGTGGCCGGTCTGAAGCGGCTGGACAAGGAAACCGTGATTACCCAATATCTAGACCTCGAAAGCTTTCCGCCGGCACCGGCCCAAGGGGCGATCTGCATTGAGGCACGGGTCGATGACCGGCGCATCCAGGATCTTCTGGCTCCGATCAATCATCGCCCGACTTTTGACGCGGTTTCCTGTGAGCGTGCCTTTCTGGCCGCGCTCGACGGTTCCTGCCGCACGCCGATTGCCGGCTATGCGATATCGGATGGCGAAATGATCCGTCTAACCGGGACGATCCTGACGCCGGACGGGCAGGTCTCGCATTCGGTCGAGGCCGAGGGCCGCTGTGCCGATGGCCTTGCGCTCGGCTGGTCGGCGGGCGAAAAGGTAAGAGACAAGGCCGGACCCGGCTTTTTCGAGGGATGGACCTGA
- a CDS encoding YggT family protein, translating into MLALLQTIDLALNLYTWILIASAIFSWLYAFNVINSSNRFVNQIGLFLFNVTEPALRPIRRIMPNLGGIDISPIILLLIIFFIRSLMWNTIAPMLL; encoded by the coding sequence ATGCTTGCCCTGCTGCAGACGATTGATCTCGCCCTCAATCTTTATACCTGGATCCTGATCGCCAGCGCGATTTTTTCCTGGCTCTACGCTTTCAACGTGATCAATTCCAGCAACCGATTCGTCAACCAGATCGGCCTGTTTCTGTTCAACGTCACGGAACCGGCGCTACGCCCCATCCGCCGTATCATGCCCAATCTTGGCGGCATCGACATTTCGCCGATCATCCTGCTGCTGATCATCTTCTTCATCCGCTCACTGATGTGGAACACGATTGCCCCCATGCTGCTGTGA
- a CDS encoding COG4223 family protein produces the protein MVSGKPPRRSKTTEEPVTIDLTATPVQAPEIGKPLVPGDKPEEQAVSSDHTQSPDHEQSLDKVDQPKENPVDPVAEPESAPISQAEDLRREDINADGAKVWPGKPEDAHFGGETSAFSPPPPDEPEPPLMEASAEGEASAPPPRASSPTMSGFVAAGIVGGLIALVGAGALQYAGVIPSTGSAKDDSAVSKQVATLAAEVESLKAGSANGAVPADLSGLENRLSQLEAGQQQTAVDPAAVSELQAKLASANQAIDQLKSDLAGRVEKLTENQTEVSDKVSAIETKINKPRDDIEVARAIAASALKTAADRGGPFLAELRTLGSIAPEDTAIAALEPYATTGVTSRIELQRQFGPVADKILSTINAPAESANIGERLWASAMSVVKVRPVGNVEGDSASAIVARIEDKIRNGDLKGAAAEWDSLPEAGRNVSAEFKKALDARITVENQVSDALARAVAGRQG, from the coding sequence ATGGTTTCCGGAAAACCCCCACGCCGTTCCAAAACGACCGAAGAGCCGGTGACCATCGACCTGACGGCAACGCCCGTTCAAGCGCCTGAAATCGGCAAACCGCTGGTGCCGGGTGACAAACCGGAGGAACAGGCCGTCAGCTCGGATCACACGCAATCGCCCGATCACGAGCAATCGCTGGACAAGGTAGACCAACCCAAGGAAAATCCTGTCGATCCCGTGGCAGAGCCGGAAAGCGCGCCGATCTCGCAGGCCGAGGACCTGAGGCGGGAGGATATCAACGCCGACGGAGCAAAGGTCTGGCCGGGCAAACCTGAGGACGCCCATTTTGGCGGTGAGACCTCGGCCTTTTCGCCACCCCCGCCGGACGAGCCGGAACCACCGCTGATGGAAGCATCCGCTGAGGGCGAGGCATCCGCGCCACCCCCACGCGCCTCCTCTCCCACCATGTCAGGTTTCGTGGCCGCAGGCATTGTTGGCGGATTGATTGCGTTGGTCGGCGCGGGCGCCCTGCAATATGCTGGCGTGATCCCCTCCACCGGTTCAGCAAAGGACGACAGTGCGGTCAGTAAACAGGTCGCCACCCTTGCCGCCGAGGTCGAGAGCCTCAAGGCAGGCAGCGCCAATGGTGCAGTCCCAGCAGATCTTTCCGGTCTCGAAAATCGGCTGTCACAGCTGGAAGCAGGCCAGCAGCAAACCGCCGTGGACCCTGCCGCCGTCAGCGAATTGCAGGCAAAGCTTGCCAGCGCCAACCAGGCAATCGACCAGCTGAAATCGGATCTTGCCGGTCGGGTGGAAAAGCTCACCGAAAACCAGACGGAAGTTTCCGACAAGGTGAGCGCCATTGAAACCAAGATCAACAAGCCGCGTGACGACATCGAAGTCGCCCGCGCCATTGCCGCCTCGGCTTTGAAGACCGCCGCTGACCGGGGCGGGCCGTTCCTGGCCGAGTTGCGCACGCTGGGCAGCATCGCACCGGAAGACACCGCCATTGCCGCTCTGGAGCCTTATGCGACCACGGGTGTCACGTCCCGTATCGAGCTGCAACGGCAATTCGGACCGGTTGCTGACAAGATTCTCTCGACCATCAACGCTCCAGCGGAAAGCGCCAATATCGGCGAGCGTCTCTGGGCCAGCGCCATGTCTGTCGTCAAGGTCCGGCCAGTTGGCAATGTCGAAGGTGACAGCGCCTCGGCCATCGTCGCCCGTATTGAAGACAAGATCCGTAATGGCGACCTGAAGGGTGCGGCAGCCGAATGGGACAGCCTGCCGGAGGCAGGACGCAACGTCTCTGCCGAGTTCAAGAAGGCGCTTGACGCCCGTATTACCGTTGAAAACCAGGTTTCCGACGCGCTGGCCCGTGCCGTCGCCGGACGGCAAGGATAA
- a CDS encoding heme biosynthesis protein HemY, with protein MIRIIVYILIVLALGFGFSWLADRPGELQIVWQGQLIEMSLTAAATMIVAIVAVVMIGWWLVRTLWTSPHSMRRYFRARKRDRGYQAISTGLIAAGAGNAALARRMSARARGLVRADQEPLIMVLEAQAALIEGKHDDARRIYEQMVADPETRELGLRGLYVEATRLGAHEAARQYAEKAAEDAPYLPWAAKAALEYRCQTSAWNEAIHLLDQQRVAGVLARAEADRLKAVLLTAKAMDQLDGDPAAARDNAMNALKLAKDLVPASVTAARALLREDNLRKAGSVLETAWKLAPHPDIASLYVRARGGDGAVDRLKRAERLEQVKPNNVYSLLVVAEMALEARDFTKARAKAEAAARMQASERVFLLLADIEDAETGDQARIRYWMAQALKAPRDPSWVADGQVSEKWLPYSPVSGRLDAFEWKIPYAQLSGPVEDGTVISGAAALAELPPLGQGEKPASSIPARKIDTLPEQPEALAPSSSQPTASPKPTPKSHEPEPFFGGAPDDPGVRDASRSSDEKTRLNLF; from the coding sequence ATGATCCGTATCATCGTCTATATCCTGATCGTCCTGGCGCTTGGCTTCGGTTTTTCCTGGCTTGCTGATCGTCCGGGTGAGTTGCAGATTGTCTGGCAGGGCCAGCTGATCGAAATGAGCCTGACAGCGGCGGCCACCATGATCGTTGCCATCGTTGCGGTGGTGATGATCGGCTGGTGGCTGGTGCGCACGCTCTGGACCTCACCGCATTCGATGCGCCGCTATTTCCGCGCCCGCAAGCGTGACAGAGGCTATCAGGCGATCTCGACCGGCCTGATTGCCGCAGGCGCTGGCAATGCCGCGCTGGCCCGGCGGATGAGCGCCCGCGCCCGTGGCCTGGTGCGTGCCGATCAGGAACCGCTGATCATGGTGCTGGAGGCGCAGGCCGCCCTGATCGAGGGCAAGCATGACGATGCACGGCGGATCTACGAGCAGATGGTCGCCGATCCCGAAACCCGTGAGCTTGGCCTGCGCGGTCTCTATGTGGAGGCAACGCGGCTGGGTGCCCACGAGGCTGCGCGGCAATATGCCGAAAAGGCCGCCGAGGATGCGCCTTATCTACCCTGGGCTGCCAAGGCCGCCTTGGAATATCGCTGCCAGACCAGTGCCTGGAACGAGGCCATTCATCTTCTGGATCAACAGCGCGTCGCAGGCGTCCTTGCCCGGGCGGAAGCCGACCGGCTGAAAGCCGTGCTGCTGACCGCAAAAGCCATGGACCAGCTGGACGGCGATCCGGCAGCGGCCCGCGACAATGCCATGAATGCGCTGAAACTCGCCAAGGATCTCGTCCCGGCCTCCGTAACCGCCGCCCGCGCCCTGCTGCGGGAGGATAATCTGCGCAAGGCGGGCTCGGTGCTGGAAACCGCCTGGAAGCTTGCTCCCCATCCAGACATCGCAAGCCTGTATGTGCGGGCACGGGGTGGTGACGGCGCGGTTGACCGCTTGAAGCGGGCCGAGCGGCTGGAACAGGTCAAGCCCAACAATGTCTACTCGCTGCTGGTGGTTGCGGAAATGGCGCTTGAGGCGCGGGACTTCACCAAGGCACGCGCCAAGGCCGAAGCGGCAGCCCGGATGCAGGCGAGCGAACGGGTTTTCCTGCTGCTGGCCGATATCGAGGATGCCGAAACCGGCGACCAGGCCCGCATCCGCTACTGGATGGCGCAGGCTCTCAAAGCCCCCCGCGATCCCTCCTGGGTGGCCGATGGCCAGGTCTCGGAAAAATGGCTGCCCTATTCGCCCGTCAGCGGCAGGCTCGACGCCTTCGAATGGAAGATCCCCTACGCCCAGCTCTCTGGACCGGTCGAAGACGGCACAGTGATCAGCGGTGCTGCCGCCTTGGCCGAATTGCCGCCGCTTGGACAGGGCGAAAAACCCGCATCCTCCATTCCGGCACGCAAGATCGACACGCTGCCGGAACAACCTGAGGCCTTGGCTCCCTCATCCAGCCAGCCGACCGCATCGCCAAAGCCTACGCCGAAAAGCCACGAACCGGAGCCGTTCTTCGGCGGCGCACCGGACGACCCGGGCGTGCGCGACGCCAGCCGCAGTTCGGACGAGAAAACCCGGCTCAATCTGTTTTAA
- the tsaD gene encoding tRNA (adenosine(37)-N6)-threonylcarbamoyltransferase complex transferase subunit TsaD — protein sequence MTGPLKILGIETSCDETAAAIVLRHDDGRGEIVSDVVLSQLDEHSVYGGVVPEIAARAHVEALDTLVEEALAKADTRLCDIDAVAATAGPGLIGGLIVGLMTGKAIARAAGKPLFAINHLEGHALTARLTDNVAFPYLMLLVSGGHTQLVLVRGVGDYQRWGTTIDDALGEAFDKTAKLLGLPYPGGPAVERAALHGNEKRFNFPRPLVGEARLDFSFSGLKTAVRQAAQAAAPVSQADIADICASFQRAIARTMDDRIGRGLERFNTEYPGLEAKPALVVAGGVAANQALRAALQTLCDRHGFRFIAPPHHLCTDNAAMIAWAGLERLAHGFPADDLSVSPRARWPLDANAATLLGSGKRGAKA from the coding sequence ATGACAGGTCCTTTGAAGATTCTCGGCATCGAAACCAGCTGCGATGAAACCGCAGCCGCTATCGTTCTGCGCCATGATGATGGGCGCGGCGAAATCGTGTCCGATGTGGTGTTGAGCCAGCTGGACGAACACAGCGTCTATGGCGGCGTCGTGCCGGAAATCGCCGCCCGCGCCCATGTCGAGGCGCTGGATACGCTGGTGGAAGAGGCCCTGGCCAAGGCCGATACCCGGCTTTGCGATATCGATGCCGTGGCGGCCACCGCCGGTCCCGGCCTGATCGGCGGGTTGATCGTCGGGTTGATGACCGGCAAGGCGATTGCCCGGGCGGCGGGAAAGCCGCTTTTTGCTATCAACCATCTGGAAGGCCATGCGCTGACGGCGCGGCTGACGGACAATGTTGCCTTTCCCTATCTGATGCTGCTGGTTTCAGGTGGTCATACCCAATTGGTTCTGGTGCGCGGCGTCGGCGATTACCAGCGCTGGGGCACCACCATCGACGATGCGCTCGGAGAGGCGTTTGACAAGACCGCCAAGCTGCTCGGCCTTCCCTATCCGGGTGGCCCGGCGGTGGAGCGCGCCGCCCTTCATGGCAACGAAAAACGCTTCAATTTTCCGCGACCGCTGGTGGGCGAGGCGCGGCTGGATTTTTCCTTTTCTGGATTGAAGACCGCGGTGCGGCAGGCGGCACAGGCGGCAGCGCCGGTTAGCCAAGCGGATATCGCCGATATCTGCGCCTCTTTCCAGCGCGCCATCGCCCGCACCATGGACGACCGGATCGGCCGGGGGCTGGAGCGGTTCAATACGGAATATCCGGGCCTTGAGGCCAAGCCAGCCCTGGTGGTGGCTGGCGGCGTCGCCGCCAATCAGGCGCTGCGTGCTGCCTTGCAGACGCTTTGCGACCGGCATGGGTTTCGCTTTATCGCGCCACCGCATCATCTTTGCACCGACAATGCGGCAATGATCGCCTGGGCCGGGCTAGAGCGGCTGGCCCATGGCTTTCCGGCTGATGACCTGTCGGTCTCGCCACGCGCCCGCTGGCCGCTGGACGCCAATGCGGCGACCCTGCTTGGCTCCGGCAAGCGAGGCGCAAAAGCATGA
- a CDS encoding uroporphyrinogen-III synthase has product MRVLLTRTETASRKTADRLRALGHEPVVLPLAHAIHHVDDTLSALSQPHAALAVTSSEAIRSLASHREALRGHFETPLFAVGKASASTARALGFRKVLSARGDGAALAEQIAAAPIAWANPLLYLAGQPRKQSLEHGLRQSSITFRVVDSYTMQGLTYHEGDICARLEQKAVDAVLLYSAETARRFFALPLSGKAAGLFASAHIFCLSADIAENVAKPFRNRVSIAPQPREDDLLSLL; this is encoded by the coding sequence ATGCGCGTTCTGCTGACCCGGACCGAGACCGCAAGCCGCAAAACGGCAGACCGTCTCCGCGCCCTGGGTCACGAACCCGTGGTTCTGCCGCTGGCCCACGCCATACACCACGTCGATGATACACTTTCTGCCCTCTCCCAACCGCATGCAGCCCTGGCAGTCACCAGCAGCGAGGCGATCAGAAGCCTCGCATCTCATCGCGAGGCGCTTCGGGGCCATTTCGAAACCCCGCTGTTTGCCGTGGGTAAGGCGAGCGCCAGCACCGCACGAGCGCTTGGTTTTCGCAAGGTTCTGAGCGCCCGAGGCGATGGCGCCGCCTTGGCTGAACAGATTGCCGCCGCCCCAATCGCCTGGGCAAATCCCCTGCTTTATCTGGCCGGGCAGCCCCGCAAGCAGAGCCTGGAACACGGGCTGCGCCAGTCCTCCATTACCTTTCGCGTTGTGGACTCCTATACTATGCAGGGACTGACTTATCATGAGGGCGACATCTGTGCCCGGCTCGAGCAAAAGGCGGTGGACGCTGTGCTGCTATATTCAGCCGAGACCGCCAGACGGTTTTTTGCCCTGCCTCTTTCCGGTAAAGCCGCCGGTCTTTTCGCATCCGCACACATTTTCTGCCTAAGCGCCGACATTGCCGAAAACGTGGCAAAACCGTTCAGGAACAGGGTATCCATTGCCCCTCAGCCTCGTGAGGACGATCTGCTTTCTCTCCTGTAA
- a CDS encoding TerB family tellurite resistance protein: MLERLNTFFQSFIAGEQDNEFDGNDTRVLIVALCFQVMEADGTISAAERKSLKKSIKDHYDLDRSKIDALLEAGQQAESEAVDYYRFTSELKRRLDENQRLELVSVLWDIVYADGMRNEMEDHILWRVADLLGVSDRDRILARQKAAERAGQNTDGQAGDEAVAGDADA; encoded by the coding sequence ATGCTGGAGCGCCTCAATACTTTTTTCCAAAGCTTTATCGCTGGCGAACAGGACAATGAATTCGACGGCAACGACACGAGGGTGCTGATCGTCGCCCTGTGTTTCCAGGTGATGGAAGCTGACGGAACCATTAGCGCCGCCGAACGGAAGAGCCTGAAAAAGAGCATCAAGGACCATTACGATCTGGATCGCAGCAAAATCGACGCCTTGCTGGAGGCTGGCCAGCAGGCGGAAAGCGAAGCGGTGGACTATTACCGCTTCACCTCTGAATTGAAGCGCCGTCTTGATGAAAACCAGAGGCTGGAACTGGTCAGCGTGCTCTGGGACATCGTGTATGCCGATGGCATGCGCAACGAGATGGAAGATCACATCCTCTGGCGGGTCGCCGACCTGCTTGGCGTCTCGGACCGGGATCGGATTCTCGCCAGACAAAAGGCGGCGGAGCGGGCCGGACAAAATACGGATGGCCAGGCCGGAGATGAAGCAGTCGCCGGAGATGCGGATGCTTGA